Proteins encoded by one window of Dendropsophus ebraccatus isolate aDenEbr1 chromosome 4, aDenEbr1.pat, whole genome shotgun sequence:
- the BARX1 gene encoding homeobox protein BarH-like 1: protein MQHPLDIGAHYFPHETFADHRSHRYRSFMIEEILTDHQDPKTSPPAGELLKFGVQALLSARPYHNHLALLKAEQASMFKFPLNPLNCPGLGSPISSALLAASSGLQGGVGSPHHLPLELHLRGKLEAGVSEQSSKAKKGRRSRTVFTELQLMGLEKRFEKQKYLSTPDRIDLAESLGLSQLQVKTWYQNRRMKWKKIVLQGGGLESPTKPKGRPKKNSIPSSEQLSEQERAKEAEKQMEELHSPCEVNQEE, encoded by the exons ATGCAGCACCCCCTGGATATTGGGGCGCACTACTTCCCACATGAAACCTTTGCTGATCACAGGTCTCATCGATACAGGAGTTTCATGATAGAAGAGATTTTAACTGATCATCAGGACCCCAAAACCTCTCCTCCTGCAGGGGAGCTGCTCAAATTTGGGGTACAGGCCCTGCTGTCCGCCAGACCCTACCACAACCACCTGG CTCTCCTAAAGGCAGAACAGGCCTCCATGTTCAAGTTCCCTCTGAACCCCTTGAACTGCCCGGGCCTGGGCTCCCCCATCAGCTCTGCCCTCCTGGCTGCCAGCTCAGGGCTCCAGGGAGGGGTAGGGTCTCCTCACCACCTGCCACTAGAACTGCACCTCAGGGGGAAGCTGGAGGCAGGGGTCTCCGAGCAGAGCAGCAAGGCCAAGAAGGGGAGAAGGAGCCGAACAGTGTTCACCGAGCTGCAGCTGATGGGGCTGGAGAAGAGGTTCGAGAAGCAGAAGTATCTCTCCACACCTGACAG GATAGATCTGGCAGAATCTCTTGGTCTCAGTCAACTACAAGTAAAAACCTGGTATCAGAACCGGCGCATGAAATGGAAGAAAATA GTCTTGCAAGGTGGGGGACTTGAATCCCCAACTAAACCCAAAGGTCGCCCTAAGAAGAATTCCATCCCAAGCAGCGAGCAACTCTCAGAGCAGGAGAGAGCAAAGGAGGCAGAGAAACAGATGGAGGAGCTGCACTCACCTTGTGAGGTCAATCAGGAGGAGTAA